The window TCTACATGGAAGTTTTGTAAATTGTATGCCCTGCTTTCCATTTAGACCCCAGAGAAAAATCAATAGGATAAGAGCTACATCTGCTGCAGATGGAGGGCCTGTTGAGTCATCGCCAGCTTCGGGATCAAAGAATCCTCTTGCGGTTGTTTTGGACATTCCTGGTACCCTTTGGAAGCAAACAATGCGTCCATTAAGTGATTTTGGGTTTGGTGGTAGGAGCATATGGGAAGGTGGGGTAGGATTGTTTTTAGTTTCAGGTGCAGTTCTATTTGCACTTAGTTTGGCCTGGTTGAAGGGTTTCCAAATGCGATCCAAATTGAGGAAGTACACAGCAACATTTGAGTTTGATCAGGCTTGTGGTATATGCACTGGAACTCCTGTGAGGATCAGAGGTGTGACTGTTGGTGACGTCATTGGTGTGAATCCTTCCTTAAGAAGTATTGAAGCTATTGTTGAGGTGCCGCTTAATAACAAAATGTTTTGGATGGATATGAAACTTTGTTTAACTTTCTGTTCCCTAACATCCCAGTATTAAAATATTGCTTGGCTTTGAACTTTGTTATTTCAGTTGGCGCGTTAAGTTTAAACCTTTGGTTTCTTCTATTTGTAGATTGAAGATGATAAAACAATCATACCACGGAATTCATTGGTTGAAGTTAACCAGTCGGGTCTTCTTATGGAAACTATAATCGACATTACTCCTCGTGATCCTATTCCAACACCTTCCGCTGGACCTCTTGACCAAGAATGTTCTAGAGAAGCTCTCATAGTTTGTGATAGAGAAAAGATTAAGGGTATAGAAGGAGTAAGTTTGGATAAATTGGTTGGGATATTTACCCGTCTTGGGCAAGATGTAGAGAAAATTGGCATTGCTAATAGCTATTCGTTGGCTGAACGAGCTGCTTCAATAATCGAAGAAGCAAAACCACTTCTTATAAAGGTGTGATGTAACTTTCTTATGGTTGTGTGCTTGATTGATGATAAAATATCCTCTGAACTAGACTGCTGAATCAAGCGATTTTCTTGCCAATACAAAATGGATGGTTTCCTgactttgagttttttttagtattagaAACTAGAACAAGATTGTTTGTTAATGCCTTGGATTCTCTGTTTGAAAGTCTTGATTTGGGAATTTAGTTGTATTGTATGCTCTTATTATATTGATGGTAACCTGTTACCTTTTCCAGCAAGATTTTACTAATTTGGGTGCATTTGGTTAAACAATTTAGTTAAGCACTTATTCAATAAGCTCCTATCACATTAGGGCTCATGCCATAAATTTGATCATGAAAACTTATCAGCAAAATAGAGCTTATTTTGATAAGCTACACCAAGAAGTCATAAGTTATCTTCGTAAGCTTAAATAGGCTCCCCGTTAGCTCTTTCAAATGCACTCTTAGAGAAGTTAATGAAAGAACTTGGCACATGGAACTTGATTTTCAAAGATATGTCATTGTAATCTGGAAGCTTAATATTCATGTTCCAATAAATACCTTATGTATTCAATATTTTGGGCTATTCTCCTATGGCATACTTGCAGCAATTGCATCAATTATTGTAATCAAAAGCAAAAAACATATTCCATATAAAAATCTTCTGACCTCATGCAGATTCTGAGGAACTTATTTTGGACTTGTACtaattttcttttggcttcaTTATCCATTAAATAGTAATATGTTTTACATTATGTACAATTTGGTAATTGATAACCAGAGTGAGACTATAATTATCTATGATCTCTGGTGTCTTAAATGCACCTACATCATATTTATGGTTTTCAGGTtctttgttgtgtgtgtgtgtgtattgtttcctttatatatattgttgtgtgtgtgttgtttccttttataTCATATCATTCTATCATGCATTCTCATACCCGTATTTTCCATTTGATTTAGTGATGTCACAGATGAAAGCCATGGCTGAAGATGTTCAACCTTTGTTGACTGAAGTCCGTGATAGTGGCCTGTTGAAGGAAGTTGAGACTTTAACCCAAAGCCTTACACAAGCGACTGAGGATTTGAGGTTAGTTTGTAAATCTCAATGGCATTTGTTCAACTCTAATTTAGCACACATACATATACACCATGTTGTGAAAATTGAGACCTTGCTTGGGATTGGAAGGTAGATGAAAGATTGTAAGTTGGAAAATCGTAACATGGATTGTATGATCTTTCAAAATTATGCAAAAGTTGTACATGTAATTAAGATGACATAGGTAAGGAAAATATCCTCTAATTCATCAACATCCAActaatcttaaataaaaattcgTATTCATAAGTTTATtacatgttaataaaaaaaggtttGTCAAGTGTCAACATTTCAGAAAACAACATTTcaccaataaaaaaagaaaaagaaaacatttcaTAAAATAGTATTATAGGAATACAAAATAGAGGCTAAAGATAGCAAAATAAGAGTGAGACTTATTGCatgtcaataaaaaaagttttattatgtGTCAAAAACTTTATTATGtgtaaaacatacattttaGTTTGTCAATCAAATACGAAACCCGTGAATTGCATAACTGGGCAAAATAGAGGCATAAGTTTGTATGACCCATATACAAAGCAGAGGCATAAATTCTGATCTTATGCTGCAAGAAGAACTGGGCTATTGGACCGAgtcacaaaaagaaaagaaacctgCTAATCACACAAAGTGAAGAATGGAGAGTCTAGACGAGCGGACAACAAAACTGTGTGAACTTAGTTGTGAAGACTAAAgagaatacattaaaaaaaaagaatcagatttggtaaaaaaaacacGGGTCTTGAAGTGAAAACCGACCCAAAGTGAACCCCAATTAGCCATACGAAAAGATCAAAACGGATCGTAGCTTACGAGTTCTCACGATTAAACTTGAGATCTGGTGCAGTCCAGATCCTGGTGTGGTCTTCCTTACTATCCAGCACAGTTTGGGGTGCAAACTCGATTATATTGCTACTTTTACAGCTGTGCATATACATCGCCACACAACTTATTAATATTAGTTAATCTTGGGATAGATCCTGAATGAGGAGATTTAACAGTTAAGGTGTCAACATGATGTGATTGTAACTCCTAACATGTCTTATTTTTAACCTTTATCCCTAAAATGTTGAAATTGCATGTAAAGTTCTCTTACACATAGGTGTATGTGTGAAAGTAaggaatggaaaaaaaaatgaaaaatgttattttataaaaaaatagaaattataagGATAGGAAAAGTTGGAGAAGAACTTGGAGAAAGATGAACCAAGTGGATAGAGAATATTATGAGTTTTGTTATGTgggttctttcttttttcttcaaggaaataataaatggtaaaatgagtgcatttaatttcaaagtcaacttaaaaaataagagtttttttttttgggttttttcTGTTCAAAAGTATGAAATGGATACTGTTTGAGAGTTCTCTAAAGATATGCCATTTTTCTAGTGCCGTTGCTTAACCATGAAGATCCAAGACAATTATGCTTACTGTAATTGAACTGATACAATaaggttattaatttttatttttacagtaAAAACATTCTTTAAGTATAATAGTTAGTTCAAATCTTTTGTTGTATTCTAATTAATCGAAATCGTGCAATGTTTTTTGCAGAAGGGTACACTCATCCATTATGACCCCTGAGAACACTGAACTGCTCCAAAAGTCCATATATACTCTGATTTTTACCCTGAAGAACATTGAGGTTGGACCCTATTTTTTAAATGGCCTAcaagtataattaatttaataactttgCTACTTCATTGATCACTTTTTGTTATGTAATTGCAGAATGTTAGCTCGGATATTTTGGGTTTCACTGGCGATGAAGCTACAAGAAAGAGTTTGAAATTACTTATCAAGTCCCTCAGCAGGTTATTGTAGGTCAAAATTCCAATTAAAGTAGGATATAACGCAATTAGGTTATTTCCAATGTGTTTCACCAACCACAACATTGAAGGAGTAAATAGTATTTTGTTACTGTTTTTTGTTGTCTCTAAGGAGTGGCAGTACTGATGGTTTTTACATTCTACTGTAATAGAAATTTGTTTACAATGAGGTGCAGAGATGTTATTGATTGGGGCAGATGATTGCTGTGCACATTCTTATGATTGTCATACTTCGGCTAAAATGTTTGACCCTCACTTTTGTTAGTTGTCATTGCAAAACAAACAATTAATGGAAATTATCATCTTTGATATTTGAAGGGCATCACATGGTCTGATGGTTGTAAATTCATTCTTGGAAGTTgggataaaaacattttttctttgttgtttaaatttcatattaaccACGCTACACTAGAGCATAATACAATTACGAATAAGAAAATAGCATGATACAATTTAACAGAAGATAAAAAACAGCACTGTACATTCAGCTCACTAGAGCATAATACAATTTTTGCCACAAACATAAGAGAATGAGGGTACAtgcttttacattatttttcttgtgtttCATTGGAGAGGTTTCAATTGTGGTTAGTTatcttcaaaattaaaatctgaCATCTGAGATGGATAGCCATTCGGTATCCATGCAAACTGGTCCTGAGTTATCGAAATGTCTTTGTTAATACACGATTTTATCAAGTGGTATAGGAATCTAGAAACGTAGAGTTTTGgcactatttttctcttttttttttgtaataatattacatagtttctttctttgttgtttaaatttcatattaaccACGCTACACTAGAGCATAATACAATTATGAATAAGAAAATAGCATAATACAATTTAacagaagataaaaaaacagCACTGTACATTCAGCTCACAAGAGATAATGAATGTGTACAGAAAATAAGTGTTGCAGGGGTTAAAATAGGGTGTATTTGTAACATTTAagaacattgttttttttaatagccTAATTCATCATTTTATTCATGTACTGTTTAAagttatttgttagttttacaATTTTGTAATTGCAAATAGGTGAACTCTGGATTGTCGGGTATTGCTTGAGTGGAAAAGCACTCAGCACTCAGTGTCTTTAGAGATTTTGTCATAATGTCTGCAAGTTGATCATTTGAGTTAAATAGATTCAGTACAACTCTAATAAAATCATCCTTCCCatccataaaattattttaaaatttatattttagatataataaattatataatactcTCTCCCCACTCTcttgttcttttattatttatttttatttcccaTAAAAGAttagattttaaataattttggatGGATTTCATTAACTCATGACAATACATTCTTTCAATTTGCTCATCTTGAAATTGCTTTACaatgaaaattgaattaattgtcTCCTATATAAACTACCATTAACTCAACTTGTACGGTATGTATTATGGAATTCATTTGTAGTGTAAAATAAGTCAAGTTGGatgttaaaatgttaaaaattaggAAATAGTTTGTTCCATACCCGTGAAGGAAGTTTTTTAAATAGAATAGAATAATACCCCTATTACCCACTTTCTAGTAACTACagtaaaattattagaaaactTTCCACTCAGAACAAGTGGTgacaaaaacagaagaaatcCTAATAATCCGGTGGCATAAGAATCAGGAGTTTTCACTTAGCCGATATACTGTGATTTCTTGCTGCTTGAAGTACCGTCTGTCCTCTTCATCCACAAGAACAAGATTTAGAAAATACTTCACACTGAACTTGTTATTGATGTTGTGGTATGTAGGGGTCAACTCATATGGACTGAGGAACAATCTCACAGGAATTGATTCTCCTGAAAAGGCAATATCAGCAATACTT of the Glycine max cultivar Williams 82 chromosome 13, Glycine_max_v4.0, whole genome shotgun sequence genome contains:
- the LOC100792380 gene encoding protein TRIGALACTOSYLDIACYLGLYCEROL 2, chloroplastic, with the protein product MITNPSLHASTLPSALSSSLVTLHGSFVNCMPCFPFRPQRKINRIRATSAADGGPVESSPASGSKNPLAVVLDIPGTLWKQTMRPLSDFGFGGRSIWEGGVGLFLVSGAVLFALSLAWLKGFQMRSKLRKYTATFEFDQACGICTGTPVRIRGVTVGDVIGVNPSLRSIEAIVEIEDDKTIIPRNSLVEVNQSGLLMETIIDITPRDPIPTPSAGPLDQECSREALIVCDREKIKGIEGVSLDKLVGIFTRLGQDVEKIGIANSYSLAERAASIIEEAKPLLIKMKAMAEDVQPLLTEVRDSGLLKEVETLTQSLTQATEDLRRVHSSIMTPENTELLQKSIYTLIFTLKNIENVSSDILGFTGDEATRKSLKLLIKSLSRLL